From Pararhodobacter zhoushanensis, the proteins below share one genomic window:
- a CDS encoding 1-deoxy-D-xylulose-5-phosphate synthase N-terminal domain-containing protein, whose amino-acid sequence MRTDRHHLKTIEQRLLWLSHWMIHNANHLRPKADGIKVGGHQASSASMVSIMTALYVATLRPEDRVAVKPHASPIFHALQYLMGHQTRERMEKFRGYGGVQSYPSRTKDVDDVDFSTGSVGLGVAITAFAALVQDYIRAKSWGADAPQGRMVALVGDAELDEGNLYEALQEGWKNDLRNCWWIIDYNRQSLDGIVREGLFGRVEKVFDAFGWDVVRIKYGALQRAAFAEPGGDRLRDWIDACPNAQYAALTYQGGAVWRKRLMDDLGDQGDVTALIENRSDDALADLMENLGGNCVETMADTFDSITHDRPTCFLAYTIKGWGTPIAGHKDNHGGLMTKTQMGEWQQHMGVPEGQEWEPFAAVEDAGALRDFLGKVPFFARSPRRYSDARLAVPAIELSTEREISTQTAFGKILDDLAKGDSALAERIVTTSPDVTGTTSLGPWVNRRKLFARSEQSDAFIEHRIPSTAKWEFTPKGQHIELGIAEMNLFLLLGAAGLSHELWGKRLIPIGTVYDPFVHRGLDALNYACYQDARFIIVGTPSGVTLAPEGGAHQSIGTPLTGMAQDGLASFEPAFADELAVIMAWAFDYLQRDGDGVADERTWLRDETGGSVYLRLTTKPLEQPGKRGNDAFRQGAVDGAYWLRKPGPNCSVVIAYQGAVADEAIAAAGMAGEHRRDIGVLAVTSADRLNAGWTAAQRERARGNAGALSHIERLMGDLAPDCSLVTVLDGHPATLAWLGSVAGHRTIPHGVEHFGQTGSIQDLYRHFRIDRTALVESIAQLTAGRRFRSGA is encoded by the coding sequence ATGCGCACCGATCGCCACCACCTGAAAACCATTGAACAGCGCCTGCTCTGGCTGTCGCACTGGATGATCCACAACGCCAACCACCTGCGGCCCAAGGCCGACGGGATCAAGGTCGGCGGGCATCAGGCCTCGTCGGCGTCGATGGTGTCGATCATGACCGCGCTCTATGTCGCGACCCTGCGGCCCGAGGACCGGGTGGCGGTCAAACCCCATGCCTCGCCGATCTTTCACGCGCTGCAGTACCTGATGGGCCACCAGACGCGCGAGCGGATGGAAAAATTCCGCGGCTATGGCGGGGTGCAAAGCTATCCCAGCCGTACCAAGGATGTTGACGACGTGGATTTCTCGACCGGCTCGGTCGGGTTGGGCGTCGCGATCACCGCCTTTGCCGCGCTGGTGCAGGACTACATCCGCGCCAAGTCCTGGGGGGCCGACGCGCCGCAGGGGCGCATGGTGGCGCTGGTCGGTGATGCCGAGCTGGACGAGGGCAACCTCTATGAGGCCCTGCAAGAGGGCTGGAAAAACGATCTGCGCAATTGCTGGTGGATCATCGACTATAACCGGCAGTCGCTGGACGGGATCGTGCGCGAGGGGCTCTTCGGGCGGGTCGAAAAGGTCTTTGACGCCTTCGGTTGGGACGTCGTGCGGATCAAATACGGCGCGCTGCAACGCGCGGCCTTTGCCGAGCCGGGCGGTGACCGGTTGCGCGACTGGATCGACGCCTGCCCCAACGCCCAATACGCGGCGCTGACCTATCAGGGCGGTGCGGTCTGGCGCAAACGGTTGATGGACGATCTGGGCGATCAGGGCGACGTGACGGCGCTGATCGAAAATCGCTCGGACGACGCGCTGGCCGATCTGATGGAGAACCTCGGCGGCAACTGCGTCGAGACGATGGCCGACACGTTCGACAGCATCACCCACGACCGGCCAACCTGCTTTCTGGCCTATACCATCAAGGGCTGGGGCACGCCGATCGCGGGCCACAAGGACAACCACGGCGGGCTGATGACCAAGACCCAGATGGGCGAATGGCAACAGCATATGGGCGTGCCCGAAGGACAGGAATGGGAGCCATTCGCGGCAGTCGAGGACGCGGGCGCCCTGCGCGACTTTCTGGGCAAGGTGCCGTTCTTCGCCAGATCCCCGCGCCGCTATTCGGACGCGCGGCTTGCCGTGCCGGCGATTGAGCTTTCCACCGAGCGCGAGATTTCGACGCAAACCGCGTTCGGCAAGATCCTCGATGACCTCGCCAAGGGCGACAGCGCGCTGGCCGAGCGGATCGTCACCACCTCACCGGATGTCACGGGCACCACCAGCCTTGGACCTTGGGTCAACCGGCGCAAGCTGTTCGCGCGCAGCGAGCAGTCGGATGCCTTTATCGAGCACCGCATCCCCTCGACGGCGAAATGGGAGTTCACCCCCAAGGGCCAGCATATCGAGCTGGGCATCGCCGAGATGAACCTGTTCCTGCTACTGGGCGCGGCCGGTCTGTCGCACGAATTGTGGGGCAAGCGGCTGATCCCCATCGGCACGGTCTATGACCCTTTCGTGCACCGCGGCCTCGATGCCCTGAACTACGCCTGCTATCAGGACGCGCGGTTCATAATCGTCGGCACGCCCTCGGGTGTCACCCTGGCCCCCGAAGGCGGCGCGCACCAGTCGATCGGCACTCCCTTGACGGGGATGGCGCAGGATGGGCTGGCATCGTTCGAGCCGGCCTTTGCGGATGAGTTGGCGGTGATCATGGCCTGGGCCTTCGATTACCTGCAACGCGACGGGGACGGTGTTGCGGACGAGCGCACCTGGCTGCGCGATGAAACGGGCGGCTCGGTCTATCTCCGGCTGACCACCAAGCCCTTGGAACAGCCGGGAAAACGGGGGAATGACGCGTTCCGGCAGGGCGCGGTGGACGGGGCCTATTGGCTGCGCAAACCGGGTCCCAATTGCAGCGTCGTCATCGCCTACCAGGGGGCCGTGGCCGATGAAGCCATCGCGGCAGCGGGCATGGCCGGCGAGCATCGGCGTGACATCGGTGTCCTCGCCGTGACCTCGGCCGACCGGTTGAATGCCGGGTGGACCGCCGCGCAGCGCGAACGCGCGCGCGGCAATGCCGGGGCGCTCAGCCATATCGAGCGTCTGATGGGCGACCTCGCGCCCGACTGCAGTCTGGTCACGGTACTGGACGGGCATCCGGCGACGCTGGCATGGCTGGGATCGGTCGCCGGGCACCGCACGATCCCGCATGGCGTCGAGCATTTCGGGCAAACCGGCTCGATCCAGGATCTGTACCGCCATTTCCGCATCGACCGCACAGCGTTGGTCGAGTCCATCGCGCAGCTGACCGCAGGGCGCCGGTTCCGATCAGGCGCATAG
- a CDS encoding Rossmann-fold NAD(P)-binding domain-containing protein has product MVSVVMLGASGAVGGAALRTLKAMPQVARVTLLSRRATGLAGAKVTEQVVDPGDAARYAAHLAGHEAAICTLGVGEPSKASRAEFTRVDHDMPLAFGQACHDAGVAHFGLLAAVGSDSGSRIFYARSKGQLEDGLRGMGFARLSLFHPSMILTPQNRYGASQALMLAVWPWLTPLLAGRLRKYRGIRVEDLGAAMARDVLRGGAGVQVLEWDAITALAAE; this is encoded by the coding sequence ATGGTGTCGGTGGTCATGCTGGGGGCGAGTGGCGCGGTGGGAGGCGCGGCCTTGCGGACGCTCAAGGCGATGCCGCAGGTGGCGCGGGTCACGCTGCTGAGCCGCCGCGCGACGGGGCTGGCGGGTGCCAAGGTGACCGAGCAGGTGGTGGATCCGGGCGACGCCGCCCGCTACGCCGCGCATCTGGCCGGGCATGAGGCGGCGATCTGCACGCTGGGGGTGGGTGAGCCCTCGAAGGCGTCGCGGGCCGAGTTCACGCGGGTGGACCACGATATGCCGCTGGCCTTCGGGCAGGCCTGCCATGACGCCGGGGTCGCGCATTTCGGGCTGCTGGCGGCGGTGGGCAGCGATTCCGGCTCGCGCATCTTTTATGCGCGCAGCAAGGGGCAGCTTGAGGATGGGCTGCGGGGCATGGGCTTTGCGCGGCTGAGCCTGTTCCATCCCAGCATGATCCTGACGCCACAGAACCGCTATGGCGCGTCTCAGGCGCTGATGCTGGCGGTGTGGCCGTGGCTGACGCCACTGCTGGCCGGGCGGCTGCGCAAATATCGCGGGATCAGGGTCGAGGATCTGGGGGCCGCGATGGCGCGCGATGTGCTGCGGGGCGGTGCGGGGGTTCAGGTGCTGGAGTGGGATGCGATCACGGCGCTGGCGGCCGAATAG
- a CDS encoding DUF2867 domain-containing protein, translated as MPRTLPTDPPVNLRLVAPLAQLAFLDIQSMQLPRPMTPLQAWRFLNARPIPLFALAFRIRDAISARFGVKQLGGFRGRVAETVAVGDRVEFFLVEEVTPELLVLTERDRHLDVMTSITVEGLRLSITSSVVTHNLFGRAYMLPVAPAHRLIVWYLMRRARRDAATGQGASVNET; from the coding sequence ATGCCCAGAACCCTGCCCACCGACCCGCCCGTCAACCTGCGCCTCGTCGCCCCACTGGCGCAGTTGGCCTTTCTCGACATCCAGTCGATGCAGCTGCCGCGCCCTATGACCCCGTTGCAGGCGTGGCGCTTCCTGAATGCCCGGCCCATCCCGCTGTTTGCCTTGGCCTTCCGCATCCGCGACGCCATCTCCGCCCGCTTTGGCGTCAAGCAGCTGGGCGGCTTTCGCGGGCGCGTGGCCGAGACTGTGGCCGTGGGCGACCGCGTCGAGTTCTTTCTGGTGGAAGAGGTCACGCCCGAACTTCTGGTCCTGACCGAGCGTGACCGGCATCTGGACGTGATGACCTCGATCACGGTCGAGGGCCTGCGGCTGTCGATCACCTCGTCCGTGGTGACGCATAACCTCTTCGGGCGGGCTTACATGCTGCCTGTTGCCCCGGCACATCGGCTCATCGTGTGGTATCTGATGCGCCGTGCGCGCAGGGATGCTGCGACCGGGCAGGGGGCAAGTGTTAACGAAACCTGA
- a CDS encoding HpcH/HpaI aldolase/citrate lyase family protein → MDSRPFRSALYIPGSKERALDKARSLAADAIIFDLEDAVAIEEKANARELLAQTLTAADYGPRAKLVRINGFDTDWGDADLAVIALARPEAVLLPKVNSARDIQALAAKLEGREETSETKIWAMMETPLGILNAQEIAAAPRMAGFVMGTNDLAKELNCRFRADRLPMQFALQTCLMAARAAGIVAIDGVYNAFKDDAGLRVECEQGRDLGFDGKTLIHPAQLDVANAVFAPDEAAIDLARRQIAAFDEATAKGLGVAVVDGKIVENLHIVTARGVLARADAILQLQKAMS, encoded by the coding sequence ATGGACAGCCGCCCGTTCCGCTCGGCCCTCTATATCCCCGGCTCGAAAGAGCGGGCTCTGGACAAGGCCCGCTCGCTGGCCGCCGATGCGATCATCTTCGATCTGGAAGACGCCGTCGCGATCGAGGAGAAAGCCAACGCGCGCGAGCTGCTGGCGCAGACGCTGACCGCCGCCGATTACGGGCCGCGCGCCAAGCTGGTGCGCATTAACGGATTCGATACGGATTGGGGCGATGCTGATCTGGCGGTGATCGCGCTGGCCCGGCCTGAGGCGGTGCTGTTGCCCAAAGTGAACTCGGCCAGGGATATTCAGGCGCTGGCCGCCAAACTGGAGGGACGGGAAGAGACGTCAGAGACGAAAATCTGGGCGATGATGGAAACGCCGCTGGGCATCCTGAACGCACAAGAGATCGCCGCCGCGCCGCGCATGGCGGGGTTTGTCATGGGCACCAACGATCTGGCCAAGGAACTGAACTGCCGGTTCCGCGCTGACCGGCTGCCGATGCAGTTTGCCCTGCAAACCTGCCTGATGGCCGCCCGCGCCGCCGGGATCGTGGCGATTGATGGCGTCTATAATGCCTTCAAGGATGACGCGGGCCTGCGTGTTGAGTGCGAACAGGGCCGCGATCTGGGCTTTGACGGCAAAACCCTGATCCACCCGGCGCAGCTGGACGTGGCCAACGCGGTGTTTGCGCCCGATGAGGCGGCGATTGATCTGGCCCGCCGCCAGATCGCCGCCTTTGACGAGGCAACGGCCAAAGGGCTGGGCGTTGCCGTTGTGGATGGCAAGATCGTCGAGAACCTGCATATTGTGACCGCACGCGGCGTGCTGGCGCGCGCCGACGCAATCTTGCAGTTACAAAAGGCGATGAGTTGA
- the mdh gene encoding malate dehydrogenase produces MARPKIALIGAGQIGGTLAHLAAIKELGDVVLFDISEGTPQGKALDIAESGPSEGFDGSFKGTNDYADIAGADACIVTAGVPRKPGMSRDDLLGINLKVMKSVGEGIKAHAPDAFVICITNPLDAMVWALQQFSGLPAEKVVGMAGVLDSARFRHFLATEFNVSMRDVTAFVLGGHGDTMVPLVRYSTVAGIPLPDLIDMGWTTQERLDAIVQRTRDGGAEIVGLLKTGSAFYAPATSAIEMAEAYLKDQKRLLPCAAWVDGALGLNGFYVGVPTIIGAGGVERIVDIKMNADEQAMFDKSVAAVKGLVEACKGIDSSLA; encoded by the coding sequence ATGGCCAGACCCAAAATCGCGCTGATCGGCGCGGGTCAGATCGGCGGCACGCTCGCCCATCTCGCCGCGATCAAGGAACTCGGGGACGTCGTCCTGTTCGACATTTCCGAGGGCACCCCGCAGGGCAAGGCGCTCGATATTGCCGAGAGCGGCCCGTCGGAAGGGTTCGACGGCAGCTTCAAGGGCACCAACGATTACGCTGATATCGCTGGCGCCGACGCCTGCATCGTCACCGCCGGTGTTCCGCGCAAGCCGGGCATGTCGCGCGATGACCTGCTGGGCATCAACCTGAAGGTGATGAAATCGGTCGGCGAAGGCATCAAGGCGCATGCGCCCGATGCTTTCGTGATCTGCATCACCAACCCGCTGGACGCCATGGTCTGGGCGCTGCAGCAGTTCTCGGGCCTGCCCGCCGAGAAAGTCGTCGGCATGGCCGGCGTGCTCGACTCGGCCCGCTTCCGCCACTTCCTGGCGACCGAGTTCAACGTGTCGATGCGCGACGTCACCGCTTTCGTGCTGGGTGGCCACGGCGACACGATGGTGCCGCTGGTGCGCTATTCGACCGTTGCCGGTATCCCGCTGCCCGACCTGATCGACATGGGCTGGACCACGCAAGAGCGTCTGGACGCCATCGTCCAGCGCACCCGTGACGGCGGCGCCGAGATCGTCGGCCTGCTGAAGACCGGTTCGGCCTTCTACGCGCCCGCCACCTCGGCGATCGAGATGGCCGAAGCGTATCTGAAGGACCAGAAGCGTCTGCTGCCCTGCGCTGCCTGGGTTGACGGCGCGCTGGGTCTGAACGGCTTTTACGTCGGCGTGCCCACGATCATCGGTGCCGGTGGCGTCGAGCGTATCGTCGACATCAAGATGAACGCTGACGAGCAAGCCATGTTCGACAAGTCGGTCGCTGCCGTGAAGGGCCTTGTCGAGGCCTGCAAAGGCATCGACTCTTCGCTGGCCTGA
- the sdhC gene encoding succinate dehydrogenase, cytochrome b556 subunit: MADVNRGNRPLSPHLQVYRLPLVAIISIMTRITGVGMVLSSIFVVWWFVAGAYSPDYFATADWLLSSWIGKLVLIVSLWALWFHFANGIRHFFFDLGKGLELPSVQRSNWYVIGASVVLTVLTLFLV; the protein is encoded by the coding sequence ATGGCTGACGTGAACCGGGGCAACCGGCCGCTTTCCCCGCACCTGCAAGTTTATCGCCTTCCGCTTGTTGCTATCATCTCCATCATGACCCGGATCACCGGCGTCGGCATGGTGCTGTCGAGCATCTTTGTCGTGTGGTGGTTCGTTGCCGGTGCCTATTCGCCCGACTACTTCGCCACGGCGGACTGGCTGCTGAGCAGCTGGATCGGCAAGCTGGTGCTGATCGTCTCGCTTTGGGCGCTGTGGTTCCACTTTGCCAACGGCATCCGGCACTTTTTCTTCGACCTTGGCAAAGGGTTGGAGCTGCCCAGCGTGCAACGGTCGAACTGGTACGTGATCGGCGCCTCGGTGGTGCTGACCGTCCTGACCCTGTTTCTGGTGTGA
- a CDS encoding MaoC family dehydratase: MKTNSGRFFEDYSVGQVIRHAVPRTLSGERALYHALYPARGALYSSDEFAQACGLPGSPLDDLIVFHTVFGKTVPDVSLNAIANLGYAEGRFLAPVYACDTLSAQSEVIGLKQNSNGKSGVVYVRTTGTNQHGEAVLSYVRWVMVRKRDIDAPAPVTLVPELATVVAPGDLVVPEGLHFDSYDAELAGEPYRLCDYTVGEVIEHVDGVTVEEAEHMLATRLWQNTAKVHFDATFRPDGQRLIYGGHIISLARALSFNGLANAQMIVAINGGAHANPCFAGMTVRAWSEVLDKAETGVPGVGAIRLRLVATSGTGTVLRTQDGKYAPDVLLDLDYWALMPL; encoded by the coding sequence ATGAAGACGAATTCGGGGCGGTTCTTTGAGGATTATTCTGTCGGTCAGGTGATCCGCCACGCCGTGCCGCGCACGCTGTCGGGGGAGCGGGCGCTGTATCATGCTTTATACCCGGCGCGCGGGGCGCTGTATTCGTCGGATGAATTTGCGCAGGCGTGCGGGTTGCCGGGTAGTCCGCTGGACGATCTGATCGTGTTCCATACGGTCTTTGGCAAGACGGTCCCCGATGTCAGCCTGAACGCGATCGCCAATCTGGGCTATGCCGAGGGGCGGTTTCTGGCGCCGGTCTATGCGTGCGATACGCTGAGCGCGCAGTCCGAAGTGATCGGGCTGAAGCAGAACTCGAACGGCAAATCGGGCGTGGTCTATGTGCGCACGACGGGCACCAACCAGCATGGCGAGGCCGTGCTGTCCTATGTGCGCTGGGTGATGGTGCGCAAAAGGGACATCGACGCGCCCGCGCCGGTGACACTGGTGCCGGAGCTGGCGACGGTGGTGGCGCCCGGCGATCTTGTGGTGCCGGAGGGGCTGCATTTCGACAGCTATGATGCCGAGCTGGCGGGCGAGCCGTACCGTTTGTGCGATTACACCGTCGGCGAAGTGATCGAGCATGTCGATGGCGTGACCGTGGAAGAGGCCGAGCATATGCTGGCCACGCGGCTGTGGCAGAACACCGCCAAAGTGCATTTCGACGCCACGTTCCGCCCGGACGGCCAGCGGCTGATCTACGGCGGGCATATCATCAGTCTGGCACGGGCGCTCAGTTTCAACGGGTTGGCCAATGCGCAGATGATCGTGGCGATCAACGGCGGGGCGCATGCGAACCCGTGTTTCGCCGGGATGACGGTGCGCGCGTGGTCCGAGGTGTTGGACAAGGCCGAGACCGGCGTGCCCGGCGTCGGCGCGATCCGGTTGCGGCTGGTGGCGACCAGCGGGACGGGGACCGTGCTGCGCACTCAAGACGGGAAATATGCGCCCGACGTGCTGCTGGACCTCGATTACTGGGCGTTGATGCCGCTTTGA
- a CDS encoding DUF1737 domain-containing protein, with protein sequence MKLYRLLTEDDTSVFCHKVTAALNKGWELHGSPSYAFDAAKGVMRCAQAVVKEAPGTYVPETKLGEH encoded by the coding sequence ATGAAACTGTACCGTTTGCTGACCGAAGACGACACGTCGGTGTTTTGCCACAAGGTGACGGCGGCCCTGAACAAGGGGTGGGAGCTGCATGGCTCGCCCTCGTATGCGTTCGATGCTGCGAAGGGCGTGATGCGCTGCGCGCAGGCCGTGGTGAAAGAGGCTCCGGGGACGTATGTGCCCGAGACCAAGCTGGGCGAGCACTGA
- a CDS encoding cytochrome P450, which yields MSTAPVFDIDLAAFWADPYPTLKRMRAQAPVAYVPQLGATLLTRRDDIFTNEKKIDIFSSDQPGGLMSVLMGQNMMRKDGEAHSIERKAIFPTVSPRTVRDTWKAQFQSFTAEILDELRPQTRADMLRDIATRISGEALKVITGLTQIPWQEMDRVSQGMMDGISNYAGDPAVEARCNDCTAAIDRYIDARMPVLRDAPDASLLSVQMQAGLSDASIRANVKLAISGGQNEPRDVIAGLSWAMLTHPDQLALVLSGQVTWLAAFEEYARWIAPVAMSPRRVAQPYTLHGVQLAPEDRVFLMFSSGNRDENVFARPDVFDLTQDAGPSIAFGAGPHFCAGAWASRCLIAEVAMPMIFERLPGLRLEGETPFGGWAFRGPLRMPVAWDA from the coding sequence ATGTCGACCGCACCCGTCTTCGACATTGATCTGGCCGCGTTCTGGGCTGATCCCTATCCCACCCTCAAACGCATGCGGGCGCAGGCCCCGGTCGCCTATGTCCCGCAACTGGGCGCGACCCTGCTGACCCGGCGCGACGACATTTTCACCAATGAAAAGAAGATCGACATCTTTTCGTCCGACCAGCCCGGCGGGTTGATGAGTGTGCTCATGGGCCAGAACATGATGCGCAAGGATGGCGAGGCGCATAGCATCGAGCGCAAGGCGATCTTCCCCACCGTCTCGCCGCGCACCGTGCGCGACACGTGGAAGGCGCAGTTCCAGAGCTTCACCGCCGAAATCCTTGACGAACTGCGCCCCCAGACCCGCGCCGACATGCTGCGCGACATTGCCACGCGGATTTCGGGTGAGGCGCTCAAGGTGATCACCGGCCTGACGCAGATCCCGTGGCAGGAGATGGACCGCGTCAGTCAGGGGATGATGGACGGCATCTCCAACTACGCGGGCGATCCGGCGGTCGAGGCGCGCTGCAACGACTGCACCGCCGCCATCGACCGCTATATCGACGCGCGCATGCCGGTGCTGCGTGACGCGCCCGATGCCTCGCTGCTCTCGGTGCAGATGCAGGCCGGGCTGAGCGATGCCTCGATCCGCGCCAATGTGAAACTGGCGATCTCGGGCGGCCAGAACGAGCCGCGCGATGTGATCGCAGGCCTTTCATGGGCGATGCTGACCCACCCCGACCAACTGGCGCTGGTGCTCTCGGGGCAGGTCACATGGCTCGCCGCGTTCGAGGAATACGCCCGCTGGATCGCCCCCGTCGCCATGTCGCCGCGCCGCGTGGCGCAGCCCTATACCCTGCATGGCGTGCAGCTCGCGCCCGAGGACCGCGTGTTCCTGATGTTCTCCTCAGGCAACCGGGATGAAAACGTCTTCGCCCGCCCCGATGTGTTCGACCTGACGCAGGACGCCGGGCCGTCCATTGCCTTCGGTGCCGGGCCGCATTTCTGCGCCGGTGCCTGGGCCTCGCGTTGCCTGATCGCCGAGGTGGCGATGCCGATGATCTTCGAGCGGCTGCCCGGCCTGCGGCTGGAGGGCGAAACACCCTTTGGCGGCTGGGCCTTTCGCGGGCCGCTCAGGATGCCGGTGGCGTGGGACGCGTAA
- the sdhD gene encoding succinate dehydrogenase, hydrophobic membrane anchor protein yields MSYKTDYQNVEGLGSAGEGVQHFWLQRLTAIALVPLAILFVIPFGQALGGGYEALIATYGKFGNAVTAMLFIAVACWHFTIGLQAVIEDYTAGFTRLVWLIASKLFGAVLGVSGVVAIATILFRA; encoded by the coding sequence ATGAGCTATAAAACCGACTATCAGAATGTCGAAGGTCTGGGCAGCGCCGGTGAAGGCGTCCAGCACTTCTGGCTTCAGCGCCTGACAGCGATCGCGCTGGTGCCGCTGGCCATCCTGTTCGTGATCCCCTTCGGCCAGGCCCTTGGTGGCGGCTATGAGGCGCTGATCGCGACCTATGGCAAATTCGGCAACGCGGTCACCGCCATGTTGTTCATCGCGGTTGCGTGCTGGCACTTCACCATCGGGCTGCAAGCGGTCATCGAAGATTATACCGCTGGCTTTACGCGTCTGGTCTGGCTGATCGCGTCCAAACTGTTTGGCGCGGTTCTGGGCGTCAGCGGCGTCGTTGCCATCGCCACCATCCTGTTCCGCGCCTGA
- a CDS encoding NnrU family protein: MGYLLLILGLLAWSVPHLWKRFAPAHRASMGDKGKLVVTVASFVGIALMVVGYRMAPVDPIWPESRSMVPVNNLLMLLVFYLFAASGMKTAVTRYVRHPQLWGVRLWALAHLMVNGDLASLILFAGLFVWAQVEVAFINRADPVWVKPTGPANVGKEIGAVVGAVLVMGAVGYVHILLGYNPFG, from the coding sequence ATGGGCTATCTCTTACTGATCCTGGGGCTGCTGGCCTGGTCGGTCCCGCATCTGTGGAAACGCTTCGCCCCGGCGCACCGCGCCTCGATGGGCGACAAGGGCAAGCTGGTGGTGACGGTTGCCTCGTTCGTCGGCATCGCGCTGATGGTGGTCGGCTATCGCATGGCCCCGGTCGACCCGATCTGGCCGGAATCGCGCAGCATGGTGCCTGTGAACAACCTGCTGATGTTGCTGGTGTTCTATCTCTTTGCCGCCTCAGGCATGAAAACCGCGGTGACGCGCTATGTCCGCCACCCGCAATTGTGGGGCGTGCGGCTTTGGGCGCTGGCGCATTTGATGGTGAACGGCGATCTGGCGTCGCTCATCCTGTTCGCCGGGCTGTTCGTCTGGGCGCAGGTCGAGGTGGCCTTCATCAACCGCGCGGATCCGGTCTGGGTCAAACCGACGGGTCCGGCGAATGTCGGCAAGGAAATCGGCGCTGTCGTCGGGGCCGTGCTGGTGATGGGCGCGGTGGGCTATGTCCATATTCTGCTTGGCTACAATCCGTTCGGGTGA
- the pepT gene encoding peptidase T, with product MTDFTTELTDRLTRYCAIDSQSDADSPTSPSTAIQLDMQRLLVDELTALGAQDVQLTPYGAVLATIPGTAAGPTIGFLAHVDTAPQFNATNVKPRVIKGYNGGAITYPDDPTLTLTPEAFPYLAQKQGHDLITASGLTLLGADDKAGVAILMTAARHLLDNPDLPRPTLRLAFTPDEEIGRGVDAQLPKDLGVDFAYTFDGGKVGEIEDETFSADGATVVIKGVSIHPGYATGKLVSAIHLAGKLIQTLPQATMTPETTEGREGFIHATDMKGSAAEMKITFILRDFEREGLEAKGALLRQVCEAVAATEPRAEITCTITPQYRNMRYWLEADRTPVDLAYASARDLGLDPVSIPIRGGTDGSRLTEMGVPCPNLFTGMQNIHGPLEWISAQDMQVATRLCLAIAGRAAGGERSVCRHDPGRRQHVVADPAKTTNPGGRGRIWKVVQEIL from the coding sequence ATGACCGATTTCACCACCGAACTCACCGACCGCCTGACCCGCTATTGCGCCATCGACAGCCAGTCCGATGCCGACAGCCCGACCAGCCCCTCCACCGCGATCCAGCTCGACATGCAGCGCCTGCTGGTCGACGAACTCACCGCGCTGGGTGCGCAGGATGTCCAGCTGACCCCCTACGGCGCGGTCCTCGCCACCATCCCCGGCACAGCCGCTGGCCCCACCATCGGCTTCCTCGCCCATGTCGACACCGCCCCCCAGTTCAACGCCACGAATGTCAAACCCCGCGTGATCAAAGGCTATAACGGCGGCGCGATCACCTATCCCGATGATCCCACGCTGACCCTGACCCCTGAGGCGTTCCCTTATCTGGCGCAAAAGCAAGGCCATGACCTGATCACCGCCTCGGGCCTCACCCTGCTGGGGGCCGACGACAAAGCCGGCGTCGCCATCCTCATGACCGCCGCCCGCCACCTCCTCGACAACCCCGACCTGCCCCGCCCCACCCTGCGGCTGGCCTTCACCCCGGATGAAGAGATCGGCCGCGGCGTGGATGCCCAACTCCCCAAAGACCTCGGCGTCGACTTCGCCTATACCTTCGACGGCGGTAAGGTCGGCGAGATCGAGGACGAAACCTTCTCGGCCGATGGCGCCACGGTGGTGATCAAAGGCGTTTCCATCCACCCCGGCTATGCCACCGGCAAGCTGGTCAGCGCGATCCATCTGGCGGGCAAACTGATCCAGACGCTGCCCCAGGCGACGATGACGCCCGAGACGACCGAGGGCCGCGAAGGCTTCATCCACGCCACCGACATGAAGGGCAGCGCTGCCGAGATGAAGATCACCTTCATCCTGCGCGACTTCGAACGTGAGGGGCTGGAGGCCAAGGGTGCGCTGTTGCGTCAGGTCTGCGAAGCCGTCGCCGCCACCGAACCCCGCGCCGAGATCACCTGCACGATCACGCCCCAATACCGCAACATGCGCTACTGGCTGGAAGCGGACCGCACCCCGGTCGATCTGGCCTACGCATCGGCGCGCGATCTGGGCCTCGACCCGGTCTCGATCCCGATTCGGGGCGGCACCGATGGCTCGCGACTCACCGAAATGGGCGTCCCGTGCCCCAATCTCTTCACCGGCATGCAGAACATCCATGGACCGCTCGAATGGATTTCCGCCCAGGATATGCAGGTCGCAACGCGTCTTTGCCTTGCCATTGCTGGGCGTGCGGCAGGGGGTGAACGGTCTGTTTGCAGGCACGATCCGGGGCGTCGTCAGCATGTTGTGGCTGACCCCGCCAAGACCACAAATCCAGGGGGTCGCGGCAGAATCTGGAAAGTCGTGCAAGAAATTCTCTAA